The Sebastes fasciatus isolate fSebFas1 chromosome 4, fSebFas1.pri, whole genome shotgun sequence genome window below encodes:
- the cftr gene encoding cystic fibrosis transmembrane conductance regulator, whose protein sequence is MQKSPVEDANFLSRYFFWWTTPLLRKGFRKKLELTDVYKAPSFDLADNLSERLEREWDREVVSAKNNKPKLMRALARCFIGPFVFFGVLLYLGEVSKTVQPQLLGRIIASFDPFHAPERNQGYFLALGLCLLFTARFLLLQPAIFGLHHLGMQIRIALFSLIYKKTLKLSSRVLDKISTGQLVSLMSAHLNKLDESLGLAHFVWITPLQCILCVGLLWELIEVNGFCALAALTLLGIIQAWLSQKMGPHRAERAGMISRRLALTSEIVENIHSVKAYGWEDVMETIIKNIRQDEMTLTRKIGSLRYFYSASYFFSAILVIVSAIVPHALSKGIILRRIFTTASYCMVLRMTLTRQLPGSIQMWYDTLALVKKIEDFLTKEEYRVLEYNLTTTELEMVNVSASWDEGIGELFEKIKQENKANGHLNGDAGLFFTNLYVTPVLKNISLYLEKGQMLAVAGSTGSGKSSLLMMILGELVPSEGKVRHSGRISFSPQTSWIMPGTIRDNILFGLTYDEYRYNSVIKACQLEEDFALLPEKDKTLLIEGGVTLSGGQRARLGLSRAVYKDADLYLLDAPFTHLDIVTEKEIFEKCVCKLMASKTRIVVTSKLEHLKRADKILLLHNGDCYFYGTFSDLQAKRPDFSSLLLGMEAYDNINAERRSSILTETLRRVSIDETAGFRGPETIRQSFRQQPPPIIVSGPQGHPGGDGYPEKRKQSLILSPLAAARKFSFIANSQQTANTPQSTTIEDGVRELSERKFSVVPEDDQVEEVLPRGNLYHHGLQHLNGQRRQSVLAFITNSQGQERREQMQSSFRKKLSIAPHCDLASEVDIYARRLSKDSVYDISEDVDEEDMEQCFADERENIFETTSWSSYLRYITSNRSLVYVLIFILLVFFIEVGGSVIGIFLITDEIWRDGANPSSPNFIAEQHQNASSPPTHLAVIVTPTSAYYIIYIYVATSESVLALGFFRGLPLVHTLLTVSKRLHEQMLSAVLRAPMAVLNTMKTGRIMNRFTKDMATIDDMLPLVLFDLIQLTLIVTGAIFTVSIMRPYIFIAAIPLAVVFVILRKYFLRTGQQLKLLEAEARSPIFSHLIISLKGLWTIRAFGRQTYFETLFHKALNTHTATWFHYLCTLRWFLFRCDMIFVLFFTAAAFIAVGTNQDKPGEIGIIVALAMLILGTFQWAVITSITVDGLMRSVDRVFKFIDLPSEEPLPGKSGGKGSPDLVIDNPHARDCWPNRGQMDVKGLTVKYTEAGRAVLSDISFSVDGGQSMGLLGRTGSGKSTLLSALLRLASTDGEISIDGVSWSSVSLHTWRKAFGVLPQRVFILTGSFRMNLDPHGRYSDEELWRVAEEVGLKSVIEQFPDKLDFRLEDGGNVLSNGHKQLMCLARSILSKARILLLDEPSSYLDPITLQVLRKTLKHVFSGCTVILSEHRVEPLLECQSFLMIEGSSIKSYDSIQKLLNETSHLKQAMSQADRLRLFPTLHRLNSSKRAPPQAAKISSLPEEAEDEVHDTRL, encoded by the exons AGAATGGGACAGAGAGGTGGTGTCAGCCAAGAACAACAAGCCCAAGCTGATGAGAGCGCTGGCCCGATGTTTCATCGGCCCTTTCGTCTTCTTTGGTGTCCTCCTCTACCTCGGG GAGGTTTCCAAGACTGTGCAGCCTCAGCTTCTGGGTCGCATCATCGCCTCCTTCGACCCGTTCCACGCTCCGGAGCGGAACCAGGGATATTTCCTGGCCCTGGGCCTCTGCCTTCTCTTCACCGCCCGCTTCCTCCTGCTACAACCTGCCATCTTTGGCCTGCATCACCTGGGCATGCAGATCCGCATCGCCCTTTTCAGTCTTATATACAAGAAG ACACTGAAGCTGTCCAGCCGAGTCTTGGATAAGATCAGCACTGGTCAGCTGGTCAGTCTGATGTCCGCCCACCTCAACAAGCTGGATGAG AGCTTGGGTCTGGCCCACTTTGTATGGATCACCCCCCTGCAGTGTATTCTGTGTGTGGGTCTGCTCTGGGAGCTGATCGAGGTGAACGGCTTTTGTGCGCTGGCAGCTCTGACTCTGCTGGGCATCATCCAGGCCTGGCTCTCCCAGAAGATGGGACCACACCG GGCTGAGCGAGCAGGGATGATCAGCCGCCGCCTGGCTCTCACCTCGGAGATCGTGGAGAACATCCACTCTGTGAAGGCGTACGGTTGGGAGGATGTGATGGAGACCATCATCAAGAACATCAGGCA ggATGAGATGACGCTTACGAGGAAGATCGGCTCTCTGCGTTACTTCTACAGCGCCTCGTACTTCTTCTCCGCCATCTTGGTCATCGTGTCTGCCATCGTGCCGCACGCGCTCAGTAAAGGCATCATCCTGCGCCGTATCTTCACCACGGCCTCCTACTGCATGGTGCTGAGGATGACGCTGACCCGCCAGCTGCCGGGATCCATCCAGATGTGGTACGACACACTGGCTCTGGTCAAGAAGATCGAG GATTTTTTGACGAAGGAAGAATACAGAGTGCTGGAATACAACCTGACCACCACTGAGCTGGAGATGGTCAACGTTTCTGCATCCTGGGATGAG GGCATTGGTGAGCTGTTTGAGAAGATCAAGCAGGAGAACAAAGCAAACGGACACCTGAACGGTGACGCCGGCCTCTTCTTCACCAACCTCTACGTCACGCCTGTCCTGAAAAACATCAGCCTGTACCTGGAGAAGGGCCAGATGCTGGCGGTGGCTGGATCCACGGGCTCCGGGAAG AGTTCCCTGCTCATGATGATCCTGGGAGAGTTGGTGCCATCGGAGGGTAAAGTCAGACACAGCGGTCGCATCTCCTTCTCACCACAGACTTCCTGGATCATGCCGGGGACGATTCGAGACAACATCCTGTTTGGCTTGACCTACGACGAGTACCGCTACAACTCTGTCATCAAGGCCTGCCAGCTGGAGGAG GACTTTGCTTTGCTGCCTGAGAAAGACAAGACGCTCCTCATCGAAGGAGGAGTGACCCTCAGCGGCGGTCAAAGGGCTCGCCTCGGCCTGTCCAG GGCTGTGTATAAAGATGCCGACCTCTACCTGCTGGATGCACCTTTCACCCACCTGGACATCGTAACAGAGAAAGAGATCTTTGAGAA ATGCGTCTGTAAACTTATGGCTTCCAAGACGCGCATTGTGGTCACCAGCAAGTTGGAGCATCTCAAACGAGCCGACAAAATCCTTCTACTGCACAACGGAGACTGCTACTTCTACGGCACCTTCTCAGACCTGCAGGCCAAGCGCCCTGACTTCAGCTCCCTCCTCCTCGGCATGGAAGCTTATGACAACATCAACGCAGAGCGACGCAGCTCCATCCTCACAGAAACTTTACGCAGGGTCTCCATCGATGAAACCGCTGGCTTCCGAGGACCAGAGACAATACGCCAGTCATTCCGCCAGCAACCGCCTCCGATAATCGTCTCTGGACCCCAAGGCCATCCTGGAGGTGATGGCTACCCAGAAAAACGCAAACAGTCCCTCATCCTCAGCCCCCTGGCAGCTGCTCGCAAGTTCTCCTTCATCGCAAACTCCCAACAGACTGCGAATACTCCCCAGTCCACGACGATAGAGGACGGGGTTCGTGAACTTTCTGAGAGGAAATTCTCCGTAGTGCCCGAGGATGATCAGGTAGAGGAGGTGCTCCCCAGGGGGAACTTGTACCATCATGGGTTGCAGCACCTCAACGGGCAGCGCCGCCAGTCTGTCCTGGCGTTCATCACCAACTCTCAGGGCCAGGAGCGGCGAGAGCAGATGCAGTCGTCCTTCAGAAAAAAGCTGTCCATCGCTCCGCACTGCGACCTGGCGTCTGAGGTGGACATTTACGCCCGCCGTCTGTCCAAGGACAGCGTTTATGACATAAGTGAAGATGTGGATGAAGAAGACATGGAG CAATGCTTCGCAGACGAACGTGAGAACATCTTTGAAACTACCTCATGGAGCTCATACCTACGCTACATCACCTCCAACAGGAGCTTAGTCTATGTCCTCATTTTCATCCTCTTAGTCTTCTTCATTGAG GTTGGTGGTTCAGTCATTGGCATTTTCCTCATTACTGA TGAGATCTGGAGGGACGGCGCCAACCCTTCATCACCAAACTTCATCGCCGAGCAGCACCAGAACGCCTCGTCGCCCCCCACCCACCTGGCGGTCATCGTCACACCGACCAGCGCTTACTACATCATCTACATCTACGTGGCCACATCGGAGAGCGTGCTGGCCTTGGGGTTCTTCAGGGGTCTCCCGTTAGTGCACACGTTACTCACTGTGTCCAAAAGACTGCACGAACAGATGCTCAGCGCCGTGCTACGAGCCCCCATGGCGGTGCTCAACACTATGAAGACAG GCCGCATCATGAACAGATTCACCAAGGACATGGCCACCATAGATGACATGCTGCCTCTGGTGCTGTTTGACCTCATTCAG CTCACATTGATTGTTACGGGTGCTATCTTCACCGTGTCCATCATGCGGCCTTACATCTTCATCGCTGCCATCCCGTTGGCCGTCGTCTTCGTTATCCTCAGAAAGTACTTCTTACGAACTGGACAGCAACTCAAGCTACTGGAGGCTGAAG cTCGTAGCCCCATCTTCTCCCACCTCATCATCTCGCTgaagggtttatggacaattcGGGCGTTTGGGCGTCAGACCTACTTCGAGACGCTCTTCCACAAGGCGCTGAACACTCACACAGCCACCTGGTTCCACTACTTGTGCACGCTGCGCTGGTTCCTCTTCCGCTGCGACATGATCTTCGTCCTGTTCTTCACCGCCGCTGCCTTCATCGCCGTGGGAACCAACC AGGACAAACCCGGGGAGATTGGCATCATCGTGGCCCTGGCTATGCTCATCCTGGGGACTTTCCAGTGGGCTGTCATCACCAGCATCACTGTAGACGGACTG aTGCGTTCAGTGGATCGTGTGTTCAAGTTCATCGACCTGCCATCAGAGGAGCCGCTGCCGGGCAAATCCGGCGGCAAAGGAAGCCCCGACCTCGTCATCGACAACCCGCACGCCCGGGACTGCTGGCCCAACCGCGGCCAGATGGACGTCAAGGGCCTCACTGTCAAATACACAGAGGCTGGACGCGCCGTCCTCAGCGACATCTCCTTCTCCGTGGATGGAGGGCAGAGC atgggtCTGCTGGGTCGAACCGGTTCAGGGAAGAGCACCCTGCTCTCCGCTCTGCTGCGTCTGGCCTCCACTGACGGAGAAATCTCCATCGACGGCGTCTCCTGGAGCTCCGTCTCGCTGCACACGTGGAGGAAGGCCTTTGGGGTGTTGCCGCAG AGAGTTTTTATTCTGACCGGCTCTTTCCGGATGAACCTGGACCCACACGGACGTTACAGCGATGAGGAGCTGTGGAGGGTCGCCGAGGAG GTGGGTTTGAAGTCGGTGATCGAGCAGTTTCCAGACAAGCTGGACTTCCGGCTGGAGGACGGAGGCAACGTGTTGAGCAAcggacacaaacagctgatgTGTCTCGCCCGCTCCATCCTCAGCAAGGCCCGCATCCTGCTGCTGGACGAACCCTCTTCCTACCTCGACCCCAT aACGTTACAGGTCCTGAGGAAGACGCTGAAGCACGTGTTCTCTGGCTGTACTGTCATCCTATCAGAACACAGAGTGGAGCCGCTGCTGGAGTGTCAATCATTCCTG ATGATCGAGGGCAGCTCCATTAAAAGCTACGACTCCATCCAGAAGCTGCTGAACGAGACGAGCCACCTGAAACAGGCCATGAGCCAGGCCGACCGGCTCCGCCTCTTCCCGACGCTCCACCGCCTCAACTCCAGCAAGAGGGCGCCGCCGCAGGCCGCCAAGATCTCGTCCCTGCCGGAGGAAGCTGAGGACGAAGTCCATGACACTCGCCTCTAA